TAAAATATGTTAAAATCTCCCATACACTAAGTAAGTTTCTATATGTCATAAAAGACAGGAGACCTTGGGAACTTGGGAGAGGATGTAAAAGTATATATTTCTTCTACGTATGAAGACCTGAAAGACTACAGGGATGCCGTTATGAAAGCACTACGTAAGATAGAAGCCCAACATGTAAACATGGAGGATTACTATGCGAAAGATGACCGCCCTGTAGATGTATGCCTTGCTGATGTTGCTAAATGTGATATATATGTCGGGATATTTGCCCGGCGTTATGGATTTATTCCCGATGATTACACTCAATCAATTACAGAGCTTGAATACAGAAAGGCTGTGGAGTTAAATAAACCGACTTTCAATTTTTTACTTAAAGATGAAGTTGACTGGCCTAATCAATACTGTGCTATTGACAATGATAAAAGATGGCTTAATAAGCTTAAAGACGAACTTAAAGGGAAAAAGACAGTTGCATGGTTTACAGGTTGCCATGATCTTGCTCAGGAGGTTATGGCTGCTGTTGCAGGACATCAAAAAAAAATAATCAGACTTCAAATAGGAAAAGGCATGAGCGACCAGTTTGCAAATCTGGGCGTTGCCGATACCCCCGAAAAGAAAGCTGCCATAGAGGATGTCTTAGTTGCAAGTAAAGAAAAAATGTGGCAAAGCTCTAATAGACAGCTACAAACGTGGTGTGAACCTATTCCTGTACCGCTTCCCAAACTCAGGGGTACATTTGTAGGACGTGAAACTGAGCAAGAAACACTCCTCCACTGTCTTAATTACACAGATAAACGGCTTGTGGTTATCATAGCCCCGGGTGGGTATGGCAAAACGGAGCTAACCACAAAGGTTCTCAGAGAAATCGCCCCCAAAACGACTATAACAAACAAAGACATCCAAGGGATATTATATCTAAGGTGTAGTATTGCCGGTGACGTCAATATGGGTACTGTATTTACCGAGGCCGGAAAGATTGCAGGAACAGTAGAGGCATTTTTTAACGTTTATAAAAACAGGGAAATATCAAACGCAAAAAGACTGGAATACTTTTTTAAAGAACTTAGTATCATCGGCAATGTCTGGATAGTCCTGGATAATTTTGAAGACCTGCTTGACGCCGATGATACTATAAAAGACGCAGAGCTTAGGGAGTTTTTGGAAACAGCCGTATCAATTGATCACACCATCAGAATAATAATTACGAGTCGTGTGTTGCCAAAATTTAAGGGAGACCGCTTAGTAGAAAAGATAGATTTAAGTGAAGGGTTGCCGGAGGAAAAGGCTGTTGAGTATCTCAGAAAAGAAGGGGCTGAGTACGGCCTTAGAGATGAGGATAAAAGCATACTGTTAGCCTTTGTGAGACGTGTCCATCGTATTCCCAAAGCCCTTGAATCAGGAATTGGCTACCTTTCCGAACATTTTCCTGGTATAAAACTTAAAGATATTCTTGCAAATGACGGTATATTTTTAGATTTTGATAAACACGACCATAAAGAGGGATTAAAGAGTCTTATTATGGAGCAGATTAAACGGTTACATCCCAACTTACAGCTTGTTTTGTCTGTTCTATCTATTTTTTCAAAGCCTACACCTCAGGAGGCGCTGCGTTACATGCTTCAGGGAATGAGTTATGTTGAATTAGCACAAAATCTGACACGTCTTGAAAGAAACCGGCTAATAACTCACAACAACGGCAATTATGACATGCACCCCGTGGTACGGGAACTTGTTTACGATATGATTCCACAAAATACGCTGTCTTCTAATGAAGACGCTGTGGGCAACAATGGAAAGCCCCCCATGTTTAGCAAAGCTGGGCTGCATATAAAAGCGGCAGAGTTTTTTGAAAATATCAGAAAGCCGGAAAGTGATTGGAAAACCATTGACGATCTTGAGCCGCAACTTCAGGAAATTTATCATCAAATACGTGCCGAAAATTATGAAGCAGCAGCAAGGATGTTAAACATAATAGACTTTAACTACTTACGGCTCTGGGGGTATCATGGAATTGTCATTGAGTCGCGCCAACAATTTATCGGGAAATTACAAAACAAGGAGCTTGTTGGCATGAATTTTGGTCGTCTTGGTTCATCATACTGGAATATTGGCCGTGCGAGCGAGTCCATTAAGTTTACAAAACAGGCGCTTCAAATTGCTATGGACAATAACGACAAAATACTGATTAGTGCCTCGTTGGGTAACCTCGGTATTGCCTATTACGACATGGGTGAAACCACTAAAGCAATTGATTACGACGAGAAGGCTCTGGCGATAGCCAAAGAGATTGGAAACAGAAAGGGTGAAGGAGTTGACCTTGGCAATCTTGGTGACGTGTATCTTGCTTTGGGTGAAATCAGTAAAGCAATTGATTACTATAAACAAGCAATAGAGATATCCAAAGGTATTGGAGACAGGCGCAATGAAGGAGATACCCTTGGCTGCCTAGGCAATGCCTATTTTAGTTTAAACGATACTGAGGCAGCAGTTAAATATAGCCTTGAAGCGCTTAAAATCGGAAAGAAAATCGAAACTCCCTTAATAATTACGAAGGTGCTTACTCAGATTGCCTATACTTATCAATATGATGGCAATTTAGTGAATGCTGAAAAGTATTATAGAGAATCACTGGAATATGACTTTCCAGTAAATACATGCCATAGTTTGGTTTATCTTGGCGTACTTTTACTTGAAAAGAAACAGACAGTTGAGGCTCAGGATTTTATAGACCGTGGAATTACAATTTGCAGGGATATTCTTGAAAAAACGCCAAAACGCTTTTCGCAGCTTTATACTTTGGCGCTTGCGC
This Nitrospirota bacterium DNA region includes the following protein-coding sequences:
- a CDS encoding tetratricopeptide repeat protein gives rise to the protein MGEDVKVYISSTYEDLKDYRDAVMKALRKIEAQHVNMEDYYAKDDRPVDVCLADVAKCDIYVGIFARRYGFIPDDYTQSITELEYRKAVELNKPTFNFLLKDEVDWPNQYCAIDNDKRWLNKLKDELKGKKTVAWFTGCHDLAQEVMAAVAGHQKKIIRLQIGKGMSDQFANLGVADTPEKKAAIEDVLVASKEKMWQSSNRQLQTWCEPIPVPLPKLRGTFVGRETEQETLLHCLNYTDKRLVVIIAPGGYGKTELTTKVLREIAPKTTITNKDIQGILYLRCSIAGDVNMGTVFTEAGKIAGTVEAFFNVYKNREISNAKRLEYFFKELSIIGNVWIVLDNFEDLLDADDTIKDAELREFLETAVSIDHTIRIIITSRVLPKFKGDRLVEKIDLSEGLPEEKAVEYLRKEGAEYGLRDEDKSILLAFVRRVHRIPKALESGIGYLSEHFPGIKLKDILANDGIFLDFDKHDHKEGLKSLIMEQIKRLHPNLQLVLSVLSIFSKPTPQEALRYMLQGMSYVELAQNLTRLERNRLITHNNGNYDMHPVVRELVYDMIPQNTLSSNEDAVGNNGKPPMFSKAGLHIKAAEFFENIRKPESDWKTIDDLEPQLQEIYHQIRAENYEAAARMLNIIDFNYLRLWGYHGIVIESRQQFIGKLQNKELVGMNFGRLGSSYWNIGRASESIKFTKQALQIAMDNNDKILISASLGNLGIAYYDMGETTKAIDYDEKALAIAKEIGNRKGEGVDLGNLGDVYLALGEISKAIDYYKQAIEISKGIGDRRNEGDTLGCLGNAYFSLNDTEAAVKYSLEALKIGKKIETPLIITKVLTQIAYTYQYDGNLVNAEKYYRESLEYDFPVNTCHSLVYLGVLLLEKKQTVEAQDFIDRGITICRDILEKTPKRFSQLYTLALALLSKGNVTEALEMYKEAIATCPAKGVLQRQLMTLDLLDRAVPECHGVDEAQRLLTEAQA